The genomic interval TTGAAAGCAACAATTGGCGGATTTGATCCCTCGTGTCAGCATCAACCATGGTGGGATTGCACACCACGGGTGGAATGCCGAATGGCGGTGAGATGTGAATTATTTTCGTTTTCCTCGTCACTTCCGGGCGTGTCGCGTTCATATATTCCCAGATCAGGCTGTCCACCGCGGCCCCGTCGACGGTTCCGGAGGCGACGGCCAGTATGGATTTGTCGTGGGCGTAGGTGCATACGACCCCGGAGAAAAATTCTTCGGCGGTCTCTCCCAGACGCGCCAGGAGGAGGTAGGGGTACCGACAGCCGGAATGGGACATGGGGTCGGTTATGGCAAACCGTTTGCCCCGCAGGTCATCGAAGGACTGCCATGGACTGTCTGCCCGGACAATAAAGTAGGAGTGGTAGACGACATCTCCGTCCACCTGGGGAACAGCCAGGATTTCGAGGCCGAACTCCTCCCGCGCCTCGACGTAAGGGCCGCTGCAAATGAAGGCCATGTCCAGGTTACCGTCCCTGAGCATGTCATTG from bacterium carries:
- the phnD gene encoding phosphate/phosphite/phosphonate ABC transporter substrate-binding protein; amino-acid sequence: MSQSSKKSRLILASLSSMLIFTTVACGSQEAPVKVDLGRTGEPSVAGTPFPSAPPLRVAAGGIVTPREGLAYYRKMVDYLATRLGRSPQLLDRVSYQEINDMLRDGNLDMAFICSGPYVEAREEFGLEILAVPQVDGDVVYHSYFIVRADSPWQSFDDLRGKRFAITDPMSHSGCRYPYLLLARLGETAEEFFSGVVCTYAHDKSILAVASGTVDGAAVDSLIWEYMNATRPEVTRKTKIIHISPPFGIPPVVCNPTMVDADTRDQIRQLLLSMNEDSEGADILRHMRIDRFVPGDETNYESVRRFRKELLSLTGKGQP